The proteins below come from a single Amycolatopsis lurida genomic window:
- a CDS encoding alkaline phosphatase family protein has protein sequence MFWKRIAVAAVAATGLATALVVSHQDSPAAAVEPAAAAVPAFDHIVLVMFENKDYKEISGSSKAPYFNQLASQGAKFTKAYGTTHPSQPNYIAQFAGSTHGVDSNKCQDLGNKENIASQLAGIGKKFVGYAESMPSDGYTGCTKGKYARKHNSWVSFSNVPSSANKRFSSFPSDFTKLPDVAFVTPDLCSDMHDCPVDTGDKWLKKNLDAYAQWAKTHNSLLIVNFDEDSGTSVNQIFTTFVGAHVKPGSYSESINHYSILRTIEAAFGLPGIANAANKPPITSVWQ, from the coding sequence ATGTTCTGGAAACGGATCGCGGTCGCGGCCGTGGCCGCGACCGGGCTGGCCACGGCGCTGGTGGTGTCCCATCAGGACAGTCCCGCCGCCGCGGTGGAGCCCGCCGCGGCGGCGGTGCCCGCGTTCGACCACATCGTCCTCGTGATGTTCGAAAACAAGGACTACAAGGAGATCAGCGGTAGCTCGAAGGCGCCGTACTTCAACCAGCTCGCCTCGCAGGGGGCCAAGTTCACCAAGGCGTACGGCACGACGCACCCGAGCCAGCCGAACTACATCGCCCAGTTCGCGGGCTCGACGCACGGTGTCGACAGCAACAAATGCCAGGATCTCGGGAACAAGGAGAACATCGCTTCCCAGCTGGCGGGAATCGGCAAGAAGTTCGTCGGCTATGCGGAGAGCATGCCTTCGGACGGCTACACCGGCTGCACGAAGGGAAAATACGCCCGCAAGCACAACAGCTGGGTCAGCTTCAGCAATGTGCCGTCGTCGGCGAACAAACGGTTCTCGTCGTTCCCCAGCGACTTCACCAAGCTGCCGGACGTCGCTTTCGTGACCCCGGACCTGTGCAGCGACATGCACGACTGCCCGGTCGACACCGGTGACAAATGGCTGAAGAAGAACCTCGACGCCTACGCGCAGTGGGCCAAGACGCACAACAGCCTGTTGATCGTCAATTTCGACGAGGACAGCGGGACGTCGGTGAACCAGATCTTCACCACGTTCGTCGGTGCCCACGTGAAGCCGGGCAGCTACAGCGAATCCATCAACCACTACTCGATCCTCCGCACGATCGAGGCGGCGTTCGGCCTGCCGGGCATCGCCAACGCGGCGAACAAGCCGCCGATCACCAGCGTGTGGCAGTGA
- a CDS encoding MerR family transcriptional regulator, which translates to MKPFSPRPAGYTIEELSTIVGMSARNIRAHQTRGLLAPPVRHGRSAYYGPAHLRRLRRITMLQKQGFNLVSIAAMLGTATVDGVERLDAAMADIARDQPGVVRCLERHGVLGRDDTGAPSVVRPSVSRAVAELAGAGVPPAVTLRFLGQFMDRVAPLAGEQLAALKAQNGGVSGAPLACFADLLVSAFRTTVENAAEVTFADGEPGPRPPR; encoded by the coding sequence GTGAAGCCCTTTTCGCCGAGACCGGCCGGATACACGATCGAAGAACTCTCCACGATCGTCGGCATGTCGGCGCGCAATATCCGGGCCCATCAGACGAGGGGCTTGCTCGCCCCGCCGGTGCGGCACGGGAGGTCCGCCTACTACGGCCCTGCCCACCTGCGGCGCCTGCGGCGGATCACGATGCTGCAGAAACAGGGCTTCAATCTGGTCTCCATCGCCGCGATGCTCGGAACGGCCACAGTGGACGGCGTCGAGCGGCTGGACGCGGCGATGGCCGACATCGCCCGTGACCAGCCCGGCGTCGTCCGGTGCCTGGAGCGGCACGGCGTGCTCGGGCGGGACGACACGGGGGCGCCGTCCGTCGTGCGCCCGTCGGTTTCGCGCGCGGTGGCGGAGCTCGCCGGAGCCGGGGTGCCGCCCGCCGTGACGTTGCGGTTTCTCGGGCAGTTCATGGACCGGGTCGCGCCGCTGGCAGGCGAGCAACTGGCCGCGCTCAAAGCCCAGAACGGCGGTGTATCGGGGGCTCCCTTGGCCTGTTTCGCCGACCTTCTGGTAAGCGCTTTCAGGACGACCGTGGAGAACGCGGCCGAAGTCACTTTCGCAGACGGGGAGCCAGGGCCGCGGCCCCCGAGGTGA
- a CDS encoding purple acid phosphatase family protein: MAEKHDKFVNRYSRRTLFRVGAVSGAALAAGGVLLPGSAAASPGPTVLLNADKVAGSALRPFGRHIAYGADPSQQVVVSWQVPAAVTAPFVRIGTVPGDFSPPIPAEVRALTSQMSWQHPVEEVPPNSPKSITQYYLHARIDRLLPNTTYYYVVGHEGYDPAARLGEMASFRTAPAPGGDGTFSFTAFGDQGVGYNAVATSSLIAGLDPAFHLAMGDLSYALEGEGGHPEEDKYDARLWDSFFVQNEPVTAGIPWMMALGNHEMEGWYSADGYGGVRARFTMPDNAWNGSTCIYSWRYQNVGLISLDGNDVCYNSPSNLDYTKGKQLTWLGRTLAAFRADPTIDFIVVYCHQCTYSTCHSNGAELGAQKDWAPLFDKYQVDLVLNGHNHIYERTDPIRAGKAVKKVPSRGTTDPVKDGTTYITAGGGGGSVSEFPAPDTYLGHETANDTPVPMKYSERDGQDRTKKVTWSRVRFRGYSLVSVGVIAGTGTTPPKMDVRAISADGTLVDQIIVQRS, encoded by the coding sequence TTGGCCGAGAAACACGACAAGTTCGTCAATCGGTACTCACGGCGGACCCTGTTCCGGGTGGGTGCGGTGAGCGGCGCGGCACTCGCCGCCGGCGGCGTCCTCCTCCCCGGATCCGCCGCGGCCTCCCCAGGGCCGACCGTGCTGCTCAACGCCGACAAGGTCGCGGGGTCGGCGCTGCGCCCGTTCGGACGGCACATCGCCTACGGGGCCGACCCGTCCCAGCAAGTCGTGGTCTCCTGGCAGGTACCCGCGGCGGTGACCGCGCCGTTCGTCCGGATCGGCACGGTTCCCGGCGACTTCAGCCCGCCCATCCCGGCCGAAGTCCGGGCGCTGACCAGCCAGATGTCCTGGCAGCACCCCGTCGAGGAGGTCCCGCCGAACAGCCCGAAATCGATCACCCAGTACTACCTCCACGCCCGGATCGACCGGCTCCTGCCCAACACCACGTACTACTACGTCGTCGGCCACGAGGGTTACGACCCGGCCGCCAGGCTCGGCGAAATGGCGAGCTTCCGCACCGCTCCCGCCCCCGGCGGCGACGGCACGTTCTCCTTCACCGCTTTCGGTGACCAGGGTGTCGGCTACAACGCCGTCGCGACCAGCAGCCTGATCGCGGGCCTCGATCCGGCCTTCCATCTCGCCATGGGCGACCTGAGCTACGCACTCGAAGGCGAGGGCGGGCATCCGGAGGAGGACAAGTACGACGCGCGACTCTGGGACTCCTTCTTCGTGCAGAACGAGCCGGTCACCGCGGGGATCCCATGGATGATGGCGCTCGGCAACCATGAGATGGAGGGCTGGTACTCCGCGGACGGGTACGGCGGCGTGCGGGCACGCTTCACCATGCCGGACAACGCCTGGAACGGCTCGACCTGCATCTACTCGTGGCGCTATCAGAACGTCGGTTTGATCAGCCTGGACGGCAACGACGTCTGCTACAACAGTCCGTCCAATCTGGACTACACCAAGGGCAAGCAGCTCACGTGGCTCGGCAGGACGCTCGCCGCGTTCCGCGCCGATCCCACCATCGACTTCATCGTCGTCTACTGCCACCAGTGCACGTATTCCACCTGCCATTCCAACGGCGCGGAACTCGGCGCGCAGAAGGACTGGGCCCCGCTGTTCGACAAGTACCAGGTCGACCTCGTGCTCAACGGCCACAACCACATCTACGAACGCACCGACCCCATCCGGGCGGGTAAAGCCGTCAAGAAGGTGCCGTCGCGCGGGACGACCGACCCGGTCAAGGACGGGACGACCTACATCACCGCGGGTGGCGGGGGCGGCAGTGTCTCCGAATTCCCGGCACCGGACACCTACCTCGGCCACGAGACCGCCAACGACACCCCGGTCCCGATGAAGTACTCGGAACGGGACGGACAGGACCGCACCAAGAAGGTCACCTGGTCCCGCGTCCGGTTCCGCGGCTACAGCCTGGTCTCGGTCGGCGTTATCGCGGGCACGGGCACCACACCGCCCAAAATGGACGTCCGCGCGATCAGTGCCGACGGCACCCTGGTCGATCAGATCATCGTCCAGCGCTCCTGA
- the glpK gene encoding glycerol kinase GlpK, giving the protein MVQRYVMSIDQGTTSTRCILFDARGRLVSVAQREHQQHFPRPGWVEHDATEIWRNVGRIVPQALADAGVEPAQVVGLGIANQRETTVLWDRYTGNPVGRAIVWQDTRTDAMLEQLAREPGADRVRRLCGLPLATYFSAPRIRWMLERTPGLRERAERGDVLFGTVESWLIWNLTGGPDGGVHVTDVTNASRTMLMNLRTLSWDDELLEFFDVPRAMLPRIRPSTEVYGATSRVVPGIRIAAALGDQQAALFGQTCFAPGEAKCTYGTGSFLLLNTGPTPVLSTHGMLTTVGFKIGDEPAVYALEGSIAVTGSLVQWFRDGLELIGSAPEIETLARTVEDNGGCYIVPAFSGLFAPHWHSEARGVIAGLTSYITKGHLARAVLEATGWQTREVVDAMNADSGLALTTLKVDGGMTADNLLMQFVADVLDVPVVRPMVAETVSLGAAYAAGLSVGYWPDLEGLRRNWHRAGQWLPTMDPARRDSEYSHWRQAVELTFGWMRPGPTAAPPGSDLVEVVLADHRRIEQLFRDLRNDEADRPALIAELSAALVAHATATERIVRPDATESGLGDELLAVLEAADPEKALVALENSVDAHIRTEERGLLNDLRRTLSTSDRTGLGRAFVAERQRQLDLDCGSAAHVREQGARLRLS; this is encoded by the coding sequence GTGGTCCAGCGCTACGTGATGTCGATCGACCAGGGCACCACCTCGACGCGGTGCATCCTGTTCGACGCGCGCGGCAGGCTGGTGTCGGTCGCGCAGCGCGAACACCAGCAGCATTTCCCCCGGCCCGGCTGGGTCGAGCACGACGCGACGGAGATCTGGCGCAACGTCGGCCGGATCGTGCCGCAGGCGCTGGCCGACGCCGGCGTCGAACCGGCGCAGGTGGTCGGCCTCGGCATCGCCAACCAGCGCGAGACGACGGTGCTGTGGGACCGGTACACCGGCAATCCGGTCGGCCGCGCGATCGTCTGGCAGGACACCCGCACCGACGCGATGCTCGAACAGCTCGCCCGCGAGCCGGGCGCCGATCGCGTCCGGCGGCTGTGCGGGCTGCCGCTGGCCACGTACTTCTCCGCTCCCCGGATCCGGTGGATGCTGGAAAGGACCCCTGGCCTGCGGGAACGCGCCGAGCGCGGTGACGTGCTGTTCGGGACGGTCGAGAGCTGGCTGATCTGGAACCTGACCGGCGGGCCCGACGGCGGCGTGCACGTCACCGATGTCACCAACGCCTCGCGCACCATGCTGATGAACCTGCGGACGCTGTCCTGGGACGACGAGCTGCTGGAGTTCTTCGACGTCCCGCGCGCGATGCTGCCGCGGATCCGGCCGTCGACCGAGGTGTACGGGGCGACGTCACGGGTGGTGCCGGGGATCCGGATCGCGGCGGCGCTCGGCGACCAGCAGGCGGCGTTGTTCGGCCAGACCTGCTTCGCGCCCGGCGAGGCGAAGTGCACGTACGGCACGGGCAGCTTCCTGCTGCTCAACACCGGCCCGACGCCCGTGCTGTCGACCCACGGCATGCTGACCACCGTCGGGTTCAAGATCGGCGACGAGCCCGCCGTCTACGCCCTTGAAGGGTCGATCGCCGTCACCGGGTCGCTGGTGCAGTGGTTCCGTGACGGGCTCGAACTGATCGGCAGCGCGCCTGAGATCGAGACGTTGGCCCGCACGGTCGAGGACAACGGCGGCTGCTACATCGTGCCCGCCTTCTCGGGCCTGTTCGCGCCGCACTGGCACAGCGAGGCACGCGGCGTGATCGCCGGGCTGACGTCGTACATCACCAAGGGGCACCTGGCCAGGGCCGTGCTGGAGGCGACCGGCTGGCAGACCCGTGAGGTCGTCGACGCGATGAACGCCGATTCCGGGCTCGCGCTGACGACGCTCAAGGTGGACGGCGGGATGACCGCCGACAACCTGCTGATGCAGTTCGTCGCCGACGTCCTCGACGTGCCGGTGGTGCGCCCGATGGTCGCCGAGACGGTGTCGCTGGGCGCGGCGTACGCGGCCGGGCTGTCGGTCGGGTACTGGCCGGATCTGGAGGGCCTGCGCCGGAACTGGCACCGCGCCGGGCAGTGGCTGCCGACGATGGACCCCGCCCGCCGCGACAGCGAATACTCGCACTGGCGCCAGGCCGTGGAACTGACGTTCGGCTGGATGCGCCCGGGGCCGACCGCCGCTCCCCCTGGCTCGGACCTGGTCGAGGTCGTCCTGGCCGATCACCGCCGGATCGAACAGCTGTTCCGCGACCTCCGCAACGACGAGGCCGACCGGCCGGCACTGATCGCGGAACTCTCGGCGGCCCTGGTCGCCCATGCCACCGCGACCGAACGGATCGTCCGTCCCGATGCGACGGAGAGCGGGCTCGGGGACGAGCTGCTGGCCGTACTGGAAGCCGCCGATCCCGAGAAAGCCTTGGTGGCGCTGGAGAATTCGGTGGACGCCCATATCCGCACGGAAGAACGCGGGTTGCTGAACGACCTCCGGCGCACACTGTCCACTTCGGACCGGACCGGCCTCGGCAGGGCGTTCGTGGCCGAGCGGCAGCGGCAGCTGGACCTCGACTGCGGGTCCGCCGCGCACGTCCGCGAACAAGGGGCCCGGCTGCGCCTCTCGTGA
- a CDS encoding IclR family transcriptional regulator — translation MPGPIQSIERAAAILRLLARGSGRLGVGEIADSLELAKGTAHGILRTLQGVGFVEQDRDTGKYQLGAALLHLGTSYLDVNELRSRAINWADALAARSGEAVRIGAPLEGRVLVVHHVFRPDDSLQTLDVGTLLPLHATALGKVLLAYDTGLVASLRTGEPEAYTRRTLVTQTAIKRACGKVREAGWASENGEMITGEAGIAAPIRGHGGIVVGAIGVSGATERICEADGSPIPRLLGHVRDAARAVSRDLGASRW, via the coding sequence GTGCCCGGTCCGATCCAGTCCATCGAGCGCGCCGCCGCGATCCTGCGGTTGCTGGCGCGCGGTTCGGGGCGTCTGGGGGTCGGCGAGATCGCCGATTCCCTCGAACTCGCCAAGGGAACGGCGCACGGAATCCTGCGTACCCTGCAAGGGGTCGGCTTTGTCGAACAAGATCGCGACACCGGCAAATACCAACTGGGCGCGGCACTCCTGCATCTCGGCACGAGCTACCTCGACGTCAACGAACTCCGGTCCCGCGCGATCAACTGGGCCGACGCGCTGGCCGCCCGCAGCGGTGAAGCCGTCCGGATCGGCGCTCCGCTGGAGGGCCGGGTCCTGGTGGTGCACCACGTTTTCCGCCCCGACGACAGCCTTCAGACCCTCGACGTCGGCACGCTTCTGCCGTTGCACGCGACGGCGCTCGGGAAAGTCCTTCTGGCCTATGACACCGGTCTCGTGGCATCGTTGCGCACCGGCGAGCCGGAGGCCTACACCCGCCGGACCCTGGTCACCCAAACCGCGATCAAACGCGCCTGCGGCAAGGTGCGCGAGGCGGGCTGGGCGAGCGAGAACGGCGAGATGATCACCGGTGAGGCCGGGATCGCGGCACCGATCCGCGGCCACGGCGGCATCGTGGTCGGCGCGATCGGGGTGTCCGGCGCGACGGAACGGATCTGTGAAGCCGACGGCAGCCCGATCCCGCGGCTGCTCGGCCACGTGCGCGACGCGGCACGGGCGGTCTCCCGCGACCTCGGCGCGTCCCGATGGTGA
- a CDS encoding MIP/aquaporin family protein, with amino-acid sequence MVRNLKARGLAGELAAEFVGTMILILFGCGVVAQVVAAGIGDHDSIAWAWGIGVTLGIYVASRISGAHLNPAVTVALAVFKGFSWRKVAPYALAQTAGAFLGALLVRWNYTEVLNAADPGLTIKTQGVFSTLPGNGTLPVGDWGAFRDQIIGTAILALVIFAITDLRNTAPAANLAPVVVGFLVVAIGMAWGTNAGYAINPARDFGPRLMSWLTGYDTAFTDQYGYPYWWIPIVAPVIGAVIGGAIYKFFIERYLPADPAPEALPAKDIERVS; translated from the coding sequence ATGGTGCGAAACCTCAAAGCTCGCGGACTGGCGGGCGAACTGGCGGCGGAGTTCGTCGGGACGATGATCCTCATCCTGTTCGGCTGCGGGGTGGTGGCTCAAGTCGTCGCCGCGGGCATCGGGGATCACGACAGCATCGCGTGGGCCTGGGGAATCGGTGTCACGCTCGGTATCTACGTGGCTTCACGGATCAGTGGCGCGCATCTGAACCCCGCCGTCACCGTGGCGCTCGCGGTGTTCAAGGGCTTCTCGTGGCGCAAGGTCGCCCCGTACGCCCTGGCGCAGACCGCCGGCGCGTTCCTGGGCGCGCTGCTGGTGCGCTGGAACTACACCGAGGTGCTCAACGCCGCCGATCCCGGCCTGACGATCAAGACCCAGGGTGTGTTCTCCACTCTTCCGGGTAACGGAACCCTGCCGGTGGGTGACTGGGGCGCGTTCCGCGACCAGATCATCGGGACCGCGATCCTCGCTTTGGTGATCTTCGCCATCACCGACCTCCGCAACACCGCGCCCGCCGCGAACCTCGCTCCGGTCGTCGTCGGCTTCCTGGTGGTCGCGATCGGCATGGCCTGGGGCACCAACGCCGGCTACGCGATCAACCCCGCCCGCGACTTCGGCCCGCGGCTGATGTCCTGGCTCACCGGTTACGACACCGCGTTCACCGACCAATACGGCTATCCGTACTGGTGGATCCCGATCGTGGCGCCCGTCATCGGCGCGGTGATCGGCGGTGCGATCTACAAGTTCTTCATCGAGCGTTACCTGCCCGCCGACCCGGCACCGGAAGCCTTGCCCGCCAAGGACATCGAGCGCGTTTCCTAG
- the glpK gene encoding glycerol kinase GlpK, with protein MSDYIGAVDQGTTSTRFMIFDHGGNEIARHQLEHEQILPKPGWVEHDATEIWERTRSVIATALNKAKLTAADLASLGITNQRETTVVWNRRTGRPYCNAIVWQDTRTDRIASALEREGKGDVIRRKAGLPPATYFSGGKLQWILENVEGVREDAEKGDALFGTTDTWLIWNLTGGPDGGVHVTDPTNASRTMLMDLETLEWDDELLSFFGVPKQMLPSIAPSSNNGRFGVTRADGPLGGEVAITGVLGDQQAATVGQVCFRPGEAKNTYGTGNFLLLNTGHEVVRSKHGLLTTLAYQFGDEKPVYALEGSIAVTGSAVQWLRDQLGIISGASQSESLARQVEDNGGVYFVPAFSGLFAPYWRSDARGAIVGLTRATTNAHLARATLEAICYQTRDVVEAMQNDSGVTLDVLRVDGGVTANELCMQLQADILGVPVSKPVVAETTALGAAYAAGLAVGFWKSTDELEQNWNEDKRWEPSWTDEQRAEGYAGWQKAVGRTLDWVEVE; from the coding sequence ATGTCTGACTACATCGGCGCCGTCGACCAGGGCACCACCAGCACGCGCTTCATGATCTTCGACCACGGCGGCAACGAGATCGCCCGCCACCAGCTCGAGCACGAGCAGATCCTCCCCAAGCCGGGTTGGGTCGAGCACGACGCCACCGAGATCTGGGAGCGGACCCGGTCGGTCATCGCCACGGCGCTCAACAAGGCGAAGCTGACCGCCGCCGATCTCGCGTCGCTCGGCATCACCAACCAGCGCGAGACCACCGTGGTGTGGAACCGCCGGACCGGGCGTCCGTACTGCAATGCCATCGTGTGGCAGGACACCCGCACCGACCGGATCGCGTCGGCGCTGGAGCGCGAGGGCAAGGGCGACGTCATCCGGCGGAAGGCCGGTCTGCCGCCCGCCACCTACTTCTCCGGCGGCAAGCTGCAATGGATCCTGGAGAACGTCGAAGGCGTCCGCGAAGACGCCGAAAAGGGTGACGCGCTCTTCGGCACCACCGACACCTGGCTCATCTGGAACCTCACCGGCGGCCCCGACGGCGGCGTCCACGTGACCGACCCGACCAACGCGTCGCGCACCATGCTCATGGACCTGGAAACGCTGGAGTGGGACGACGAACTGCTGTCGTTCTTCGGCGTCCCCAAGCAGATGCTGCCGTCGATCGCGCCGTCTTCGAACAACGGCCGCTTCGGTGTCACCCGTGCGGACGGCCCGCTCGGCGGCGAGGTCGCCATCACCGGTGTGCTCGGCGACCAGCAGGCGGCGACCGTCGGCCAGGTGTGCTTCCGTCCCGGCGAGGCCAAGAACACCTACGGCACGGGCAACTTCCTGCTGCTCAACACCGGGCACGAGGTCGTGCGCTCGAAGCACGGCCTGCTTACGACTCTGGCCTACCAGTTCGGCGACGAGAAGCCGGTGTACGCGCTGGAAGGCTCGATCGCCGTCACCGGTTCCGCCGTGCAGTGGCTGCGCGATCAGCTGGGCATCATCAGCGGCGCGTCCCAGAGCGAGAGCCTCGCCCGCCAGGTCGAGGATAACGGTGGCGTCTACTTCGTCCCCGCGTTCTCCGGGCTTTTCGCCCCGTACTGGCGTTCCGACGCGCGCGGCGCGATCGTCGGCCTCACCCGAGCCACCACCAACGCGCATCTGGCGCGGGCGACCCTCGAAGCGATCTGCTACCAGACCCGCGACGTCGTCGAGGCCATGCAGAACGACTCGGGCGTCACGCTCGACGTGTTGCGTGTGGACGGTGGCGTGACCGCGAACGAACTCTGCATGCAGCTCCAGGCGGACATCCTCGGTGTGCCGGTGTCGAAGCCGGTCGTCGCGGAGACCACCGCGCTCGGGGCCGCCTACGCGGCCGGGCTCGCCGTCGGGTTCTGGAAGAGCACCGACGAGCTGGAACAGAACTGGAACGAGGACAAGCGCTGGGAGCCGTCGTGGACGGACGAACAGCGCGCCGAGGGCTACGCGGGCTGGCAGAAGGCCGTCGGCCGCACGCTCGACTGGGTCGAGGTCGAGTGA
- the glpD gene encoding glycerol-3-phosphate dehydrogenase gives MNRRNRVTPVPLSPVYRAETLRKLAREEIDVLVVGGGVTGAGVALDAASRGLSVALVEARDFAAGTSSRSSKLIHGGLRYLENLDFKLVREALKERSLLLQTLAPHLVRPVKFLVPLKHRVWERGYIGAGVTLYDTLGGARALPRHRHLSKRGAGKVAPGLADDALIGAIQYYDAQVDDARHTMTIARTAAEQGASVLTRARVTSLLRDGERVVGAKVVDRESGAEIEVRAKTVVAATGVWSDDMAEAAGIPAPFTVRASKGIHLVVPREKIDLDTGLILRTEKSVLFVIPWGRHWIVGTTDTEWDLDREHPAASQADVDYVLDHLNAVLRTPITADDIEGVYAGLRPLLAAKATSTTKLSREHAVAHPVPGLVIVAGGKYTTYRVMAADAVDVAVEDLGRPAPSSWTERLPIVGATGYHELWGARHSLVQRTGLPIARLEHLLQRYGTAIEDILESISERPELGEAIPGTAEYLKAEVVYAVSHEGALHLEDVLTRRTRISIEERDRGVTAAPVVAELMAPLLGWDSHKQEREVANYLARVEAERSAQAQPDDEAANASRLAAPALLPS, from the coding sequence ATGAACAGGAGGAACAGAGTGACACCCGTACCGCTTTCCCCGGTCTACCGTGCCGAGACGCTGCGCAAGCTCGCTCGCGAGGAGATCGACGTCCTCGTCGTCGGCGGGGGAGTGACCGGTGCCGGCGTCGCGCTCGACGCGGCGTCGCGCGGGCTCTCCGTCGCGCTCGTCGAGGCCCGTGACTTCGCCGCGGGCACGTCCAGCCGATCGTCCAAGCTGATCCACGGCGGGCTGCGTTACCTGGAGAACCTGGACTTCAAGCTGGTCCGTGAGGCGCTGAAGGAACGGAGCCTGCTGCTGCAGACACTGGCGCCGCATCTGGTCCGGCCGGTGAAGTTCCTCGTGCCGCTCAAGCACCGCGTCTGGGAACGCGGCTACATCGGCGCGGGGGTCACGCTCTACGACACCCTCGGCGGTGCGCGGGCCCTGCCGCGGCACCGGCATCTGTCCAAACGCGGCGCGGGCAAGGTCGCTCCCGGCCTCGCGGACGACGCCCTCATCGGCGCCATCCAGTACTACGACGCGCAGGTCGACGACGCGCGCCACACGATGACCATCGCGCGGACCGCGGCCGAACAGGGCGCCTCCGTCCTCACCCGCGCCCGGGTCACGTCGCTGCTCCGCGACGGCGAACGCGTCGTCGGCGCCAAGGTCGTCGACCGCGAGAGCGGCGCGGAGATCGAGGTCCGGGCGAAGACGGTCGTCGCGGCCACCGGCGTGTGGAGCGACGACATGGCCGAAGCGGCGGGCATCCCCGCGCCCTTCACCGTGCGCGCGTCGAAGGGTATCCACCTGGTGGTGCCGCGCGAGAAGATCGACCTGGACACCGGGCTGATCCTGCGCACCGAGAAGAGCGTCCTGTTCGTCATCCCGTGGGGGCGGCACTGGATCGTCGGCACCACCGACACCGAATGGGACCTCGACCGCGAACACCCGGCGGCCAGCCAGGCGGACGTCGACTACGTGCTCGATCACCTCAACGCGGTCCTGCGCACGCCGATCACCGCCGACGACATCGAAGGCGTGTACGCGGGGCTTCGGCCGCTGCTGGCCGCGAAGGCGACGTCGACGACGAAGCTCTCGCGGGAGCACGCCGTGGCGCATCCGGTACCGGGCCTGGTGATCGTCGCCGGCGGCAAGTACACGACGTACCGCGTGATGGCCGCCGACGCCGTCGACGTCGCGGTGGAGGACCTCGGCCGTCCCGCGCCGTCGTCGTGGACCGAGCGGCTGCCGATCGTCGGCGCGACGGGCTACCACGAGCTGTGGGGCGCGCGGCACTCGCTCGTGCAGCGCACGGGGCTGCCCATCGCCCGCCTCGAGCACCTGCTCCAGCGCTACGGCACCGCGATCGAGGACATCCTGGAGTCGATCTCGGAACGTCCCGAACTGGGTGAAGCCATCCCGGGGACGGCGGAGTACCTGAAGGCGGAGGTCGTCTACGCCGTTTCGCATGAGGGCGCGCTTCACCTGGAGGACGTCCTGACGCGACGCACCCGCATTTCCATCGAGGAACGGGACCGTGGTGTGACGGCGGCGCCGGTGGTGGCGGAGCTGATGGCGCCGCTGCTGGGCTGGGATTCGCACAAGCAGGAGCGCGAGGTCGCCAATTACCTCGCGCGGGTCGAGGCTGAGCGCTCCGCCCAGGCCCAGCCGGACGACGAAGCGGCCAACGCCAGCCGCCTCGCGGCTCCGGCGCTGCTGCCCAGCTGA
- a CDS encoding SDR family oxidoreductase, producing the protein MKFAIIGGTGLIGSQVVRNLNEAGHEAVPHSPSTGVDLLTGQGLDAALDGADVVVNLTNSPTFDDASPAFFRTSMDNLVAAAKKAGTGHFVILSIVGVDQVPDLDYYRAKTLQENILKESGLPYSIVRATQFMEFVGAVLSWTSDETAVRLPSTPIQPIAAADVAAAVSEVSAGKPLNGTLDVGGPDVYPLDELGRITLSAKGDRRPVIVDETAGMFAAVKGDVLTTKDGARVAETRYLDWLK; encoded by the coding sequence ATGAAATTCGCGATCATCGGCGGGACCGGGCTGATCGGTTCACAGGTCGTGCGCAACCTGAACGAGGCGGGCCACGAGGCCGTGCCGCATTCGCCCTCCACCGGGGTCGATCTGCTCACCGGTCAAGGGCTGGACGCCGCGCTCGACGGCGCCGACGTGGTCGTCAACCTCACGAATTCGCCGACCTTCGACGACGCCTCCCCCGCGTTCTTCCGGACGTCGATGGACAACCTCGTCGCGGCCGCGAAGAAGGCGGGCACCGGGCACTTCGTGATCCTGTCGATCGTCGGCGTCGACCAGGTGCCCGACCTCGACTACTACCGGGCGAAGACCCTGCAGGAGAACATCCTCAAGGAGAGCGGTCTCCCCTACTCGATCGTCCGCGCCACCCAGTTCATGGAATTCGTCGGCGCGGTCCTGTCCTGGACCTCCGACGAGACGGCGGTCCGCCTGCCCAGTACGCCGATCCAGCCGATCGCCGCGGCGGACGTCGCCGCCGCCGTTTCCGAGGTGTCGGCGGGAAAGCCGCTGAACGGCACCCTCGACGTGGGCGGCCCGGACGTCTACCCGCTCGACGAACTGGGCCGGATCACCTTGTCCGCCAAGGGAGACCGGCGTCCGGTGATCGTCGACGAGACCGCGGGCATGTTCGCCGCCGTCAAGGGCGACGTCCTCACCACGAAGGACGGCGCCCGCGTCGCCGAGACCCGCTACCTCGACTGGCTGAAGTAG